TTGAGTTCGTCCCAGATAAAAGGAAAGTCCTGAGAATAGTTGTATACCGGGCCTTTAAATACAAAGGCGTTACTTAGTTTGACGATTCTTCCGCTGTAATTATCGCTGCTCACCCATTGTCCAATTTCCATCATGGTGGTATACATACTATTAATGTCGATAACATCTCCCTTGATCCCGTTGATCTCTATCCGATCTCCGGGCTGATACACTTTTACAAAAAAGATAAACAGCGAACCTGCGACACTCAGTATGAGCTCTTGCAGCGTAATTGTTATTCCTGCCGTCAATAAGCCGATGGCCAGGGTTAGGTCCTTGATGTTCCCGGTAAAATAAGATATCGAAAGAATGATCAGCAAAAAATACCCTATGGTCTCTACTATTTTTTGCGACTTGTATCGGGTTTCTGTACTTGGCAGGTTTTTCTTTAAGGTCCTTTTGGCTAACTGAATGAGTATCAAAATAAAGATAACCCACACTATATATTTAATGATGAGTGAAATTGTTGAATGCTCACCTAGCCAGTATTTTATAGATTCTATAGTTTCCATATGAGTACTACAAGTCGAAAACTTATTGATTCGTGAACACTTATAATTATTTAAGTATCCTTGATATAAAGTTACATTTAAATCGCGGATTGATGCCCCAAAGTTGAAGTCCTTTGTATTTTTGATGGCGAGAACAAAAGGACACTATGAAAGTAAAGATTCATCAAAGCTGGCAACCCTATCTGGAGGAAGAATTCAATAAGCCTTATTTTGCTGAACTGGTACAATTTGTAAAGGCCGAGTATGACAAACATACCTGTTTTCCCCCCGGAAAAAGGATCTTTGCTGCATTTGACCACAGTACTTTCGATTCCACCAAAGTGGTCATCATCGGACAGGATCCCTACCACGGCCAGGGGCAGGCGAACGGACTTTGTTTTTCGGTAAAAGATGATGTACCCCATCCGCCATCGCTAATCAATATTTTTAAGGAAGTAGAAAAAGACCTTAATATTCCCTACCCCAAAAGTGGAAATCTGGAACGCTGGGCCGAGCAGGGTATATTATTGCTCAACGCCACGCTTACGGTAAGGGCAGGGGAGGCCGGCAGTCACCAGAAAAAAGGGTGGGAAGAGTTCACAGATGCAGTGATCAGCATATTATCAGATCAAAAAGAGGGCCTTATTTTTCTTCTATGGGGCGGATTTGCCAAGAAGAAGGTTTCCTTAATTGACAGTCGGAAACACAACATTCTTACTTCCGGACACCCATCACCCTTAAGTGCTAACCGAGGGTTGTGGTTCGGGAACGGACACTTTGGTAAAGTCAATGAAATTTTAAAGTCGCAGGGATCAACTCCTATAGATTGGTAAGAAATAATCGAGGATCTATTTTATTAGATACTAGGTTTAAGTTAAATAGCGTATTAATCACGTTATCAATAACTTGTGATTCTATTTGACTTTGGGACCATCGGGTCATTCCCAACCATTTTTGTATATCTTCAAGTTCCAACTGATAGCGATTAGCCAAAGTCCTGTCTATACTGGGAATTCGTTTGAAATCTACGGTATAGGTGTTGATGACTTCCAAAATATGCCTGATCATTCTACCGTTCTCAGCAATCATTTGCTCATGCGCTGTGATAACAAAACAGGGCCAGGGAGTAGGGCAGTCCCCAAGTCGGCGAAAAATACCCTGAGTCACTAAGGGCTTGGTTGTAAAATGTTCCCACATAAAATAATCGGCCTTCTTATTTTTCAAGGCATCAATGGCACCGTCCAGGGTATTCACCACTTCAAAAGAAAGCTTATTCACATCCCATCCCTGTTTTTCAGCCAATACAAAGGCCATGAGATGGCTGCCACTGCCAAACCTGCTGATAGCGGCTGTCGCGTGTTCTAAATCAGTTAGCTTTTCAAACTCACTGTTAGCAGCCACATGAATTCCCCACTGCAAAGGGGAATCAACATATGCCTGAATTATCTTCAGTGGATTTCCATCCGAAATGCTTTTTACCAGTCCGTCTGTTAAAACAATGGCCAAATCCACTTCTTTGGTTTGCATCATTTTACACATTTTTCCGCTTCCTTCAGGCACGTCGATCCATTCAACATCTATCCCTCTGCTGGCAAAGGCCCCTTCTTCAATAGCCATAAGCCAGGGAAGGTTAAAATGCTCCGGGACACCGGCAATTTTGATCTTTTTCAATAGTTTACGAGTTTATCCAATGTCCATTTAATCAAGCGGTCTACGGTATTGCGTGGTTTCTCGGAAAACGTGAGGCTGGCCCTGTTGGCTATAATCGCATTCAGGGAAATCGCCTGGTGTCCCATCAAAGCTGAAAGACCATAAAGAGCGGAGGTTTCCATTTCTAAATTTGTCAGTTTTCGCCCATTAAAAGAAAAGGAATTTAGTTTGTCATGCAGCTGGCTGTCTTTAGATCGCAATCGCAGTTGACGTCCCTGAGGCCCATAAAAACCAACATTACTACCTGTAAAACCAAGGATAATCCCTTGCTCAGAAAAATGCTCCAAAAGATCCTGATTACAGCCTACCACGTAAGGAGTGGAGAAATCTGAGCTCCATTTCGTTTGTTCAAGGAAGGCTTGTTCAATTTCCCTTCGGCGCACCGGTTCGGAAGAGTAATAGTGCAAGACACTGTCGAAGCCTAAGGCCAATTCACTGAGCAGGAATGAGTCTACCGGGATCTCGTCCTGTAATGCCCCTGAAGTTCCTATTCTCAGCAGTTTTAAAGTGGTTTTACCCTTTTTGATTTCCCGTTTCTTTAAGTCGATATTCACCAGGGCGTCGAGTTCATTGAGAACAATATCGATATTATCCGTGCCTATGCCTGTCGAAATCACGCTGATTCGCTTCTCTTTATAAATCCCTGTATGCGTGACAAATTCCCTTTTGGTTTTCTTTACTTCGATAGAATCAAAATGGGAGGAGACCCGTTCAACCCTTTGAGGATCGCCTACTAGAATGATAGTATCGGCCAGATCTTCAGGTAGTAAGTTTAAATGATAGATGCTTCCATCCTCGTTGAGGATGAGTTCTGAGGGGCCTAATTGCATTTTAAGATTATAGTTTTAGAATACGACCCGATTGGTCGTTAAAGAGGAAGTTGTATTTCAAAGCGCCTCCCAGGTAGGATTCGCTATCTCTGATCTGAGAGTAAAAACTGGTTTTTCCCTCGTAGATTAATTTACCTTTTTTTGAGAGTTTTACCGGACTTAAAGAAGTAAACAAAGGCTTGATATTGGTGATAATCCTTTCAAACTGCGTATCACCGTAGCCGTAAAATCCCTGATGCGTCAATAAGGTGTTCACAAAGTCCTTTTTATTCTTGGGCTTGTGTTCCGCCGCCAGGCTAAGGATTCGGTTCTCCAATTCGTTGAGTCCGTTTTTAACCGATGGAAAACGTTTCAAGTGTACTTTGATGGCATCAGAAAGGTAGTCGAAGTGATAATGATCAAAATCGGACATGTTTTCAAGCCTGATCGGGTTGTCACTGCAATACAGTTGCCAGATATAGTCCGCAAATTCAATATCATCCTGGGTGAGATGAATACGCTTGTTGTAAAGTGTCTGGAGCTTTTCATCATCAACATCGCACAAGCCATACATTTTCTGTGTGCCGTCTTCGTCCCCGCTGCAGACCAGGGAGATATCAGCATCCCGTCTATGCGTCTTTAACCAGCTCAGTACGGCGATCATATTGATCTGACAGAAAAGGTCGTATTCAAACCAAAGGATGATCTCATCCTGTTGTTTATGATTACAAAGAGAACGGTATTCTTTCAGTGTTTTTTCTACAAACCAGGACTTACTAACATTGTAGTTCTTGTGAAGGAATTCAAATCTGGTCTTCCAAAAGGATTCACTTCCCACATTAGTCTCCGTCCGCCCTTCACATAACATTTCCCTCCAGGTAATTATAGCACCTTTAAATGGGAGAGACTTTAAACGTTGAGTAAAACTATCTCCATTAGTGATATGTAGTTGCGTACTCATGCTGAAGATGTTGTTGATTAGGTTTCGGCTATTAAAAGTAACATTTAATCGATAAAGTCGGAAATAATTAACAAATTACTTAAACAAAATTGAGAATACATCTCTAAAGTAATATGGGATTTAGCCTCCGACTCTTTTAGTCTTAAATCCGTTTTCTTTGAGGTATGCCATTATCTTATCCCTGTAGTCGCCCTGAATAATAATGGTCTCATTTTTATATGTACCCCCAACCCCTAAAAAAACCTTGAGTTGTTTTGTCAGCGTTTTAAAATCGGTATCGGCTCCCTGATATCCTTCTAATATGGTAATAGGCTTTCCTTTTCGTTTTTCATACTTGCACAGTATGGGTTCATCCTGTATCCAGAATTCAGCTTTTTCTTCTGAAACTTCTTCCTCCTTTTCTGGCTGGTGGTCCGGAAATAAATTTCGCAATTGATCTTGAAGGTCCATGTACAATGAAAAATCTTACGCGTGGTATAAAACTATTTTTTAATTAATCCCAGATCAACCAGGCGTTCGTGCAGGAATTCGCCGGCAGTGATATCTTCATACAACTTAGGATGATCTTCGTCTATACAGTTCTGAAGGCAGTTGAGTGGCATTTCACTAATTGGATGCATAAAGAATGGGATGGAATAACGCGATTTACCCCATAATTCTCTGGGAGGATTGACCACCTGGTGGATGGTTGATTTTAATTTGTTGTTCGAAAGGCGGGACAGCATATCCCCAACATTGATCATCAATTGATCTGTCCGTGCAATAGCATCAATCCACTCGCCCTGATGATTTTTTACCTGCAAACCTTTACCATGCGCGCCCATCAGTAATGTAATCAGGTTGATATCCCCGTGGGCAGCTGCCCTGATTGCATTTTTTGGTTCTTCTGTTATGGGCGGATAATGGATAGGCCTGAGGATAGAGTTTCCATTTTTGATGTAATCATCAAAGTAATTTTCCTCTAACTCCAGATGCAGCGCAAGGGCCCTGAGCACATACTGGGCTGTCTTTTCGAGCATTTTGTAGGTCTCTTTCCCAACCGTATTAAATTGGGGTAATTCCGTGACCATTACGTTTGATGGATATTCCTTTAAAAGTTTGGGATTGTCTTCCACATATTGCCCAAAATGCCAAAACTCCTTCAGATCCCCTTCTTTTCTTCCTTTGGCATGCTCTTTCCCGAAGGAAGTGTACCCGCGTTGGCCACCGATACCCTCAATTTCATATTTATCTTTTACATCTTGAGGTAGCGCAAAAAACTTTTTGATTTCCGCGTAAAGCGTTTCAATAAGCGACTCTGACAAAAAATGTCCGCTCAAGGCCACAAATCCTATATCCTCAAACGCACCACCAAGGTCCCTTACAAATTGTTCTTTTTTAGCGGGGTCGGAAGAGAGATAATCTCTGAGGTCTACACTGGGAATAGTATTCATGATTTTGATATTTATTGGCGTCTCAAAGGTACTAAATTATCAAACGAAATTGGTCTCGCCTATAGAGGATATCTTCAGATCAATTTTGTTACATTTACGCCCATTAACGTACTTTAGCCGATACCAGATATTATGCAGTTCCAGCGTCATGGTCTTTCAAACGAAGAGCTCCTCAATCTCTACAAGGCTATGCTTAAGCCCAGGATGATTGAGGAGAAGATGTTGATTCTGCTCAGACAGGGTAAGATCTCCAAGTGGTTCAGCGGGATAGGGCAGGAAGCCATATCAGCGGGTGTCACCCTCGCTCTTGAACCGGAAGAGTACATTTTGCCAATGCACAGAAACCTGGGAGTCTTTACGAATCGAAACGTCCCTTTAAACCGTCTTTTTGCGCAATGGCAAGGAAAGAAAAGTGGTTTTACAAAGGGGAGGGATCGCAGTTTTCACTTCGGCACTCAGGAATTTAAGATCGTGGGGATGATCTCTCATCTGGGGCCTCAGTTGGGCGTGGCCGATGGAATCGCACTGGCCGACCTGCTTCAGGGAAATAAAAGAGCGACAGCAGTATTTACCGGAGAAGGTGCAACCAGTGAAGGAGATTTTCATGAAGCCCTGAATATTGCGGCGGTATGGAGCTTACCCGTGCTTTTCTGTGTTGAGAATAATGGTTATGGCCTTTCTACCCCTACAAATGAACAGTTCCGCTGTAAGCATATTGCAGATAAAGGCAAGGGCTATGGCATGGAATCCTATATTATTGATGGTAACAACATCCTTGAAGTATATTCCAGGCTCAAAGCTTTGAGCAAAAGTATCAGGCAGAGACCCAGACCACTGCTTCTGGAATTCAAAACATTTCGAATGAGAGGGCATGAGGAAG
This DNA window, taken from Muriicola soli, encodes the following:
- a CDS encoding mechanosensitive ion channel family protein, whose product is METIESIKYWLGEHSTISLIIKYIVWVIFILILIQLAKRTLKKNLPSTETRYKSQKIVETIGYFLLIILSISYFTGNIKDLTLAIGLLTAGITITLQELILSVAGSLFIFFVKVYQPGDRIEINGIKGDVIDINSMYTTMMEIGQWVSSDNYSGRIVKLSNAFVFKGPVYNYSQDFPFIWDELNLPVHYGSDVELAKKKIIEVAQEVLSDYVRNSVEKWNHVVKKYYIEDAVVEPTLAITLTDNWIEFNLRYIVDYKKRRVTKNKLHELIKKAFDDSGGKVELSSSTVEIVRIPMVDVKK
- the ung gene encoding uracil-DNA glycosylase; translation: MKVKIHQSWQPYLEEEFNKPYFAELVQFVKAEYDKHTCFPPGKRIFAAFDHSTFDSTKVVIIGQDPYHGQGQANGLCFSVKDDVPHPPSLINIFKEVEKDLNIPYPKSGNLERWAEQGILLLNATLTVRAGEAGSHQKKGWEEFTDAVISILSDQKEGLIFLLWGGFAKKKVSLIDSRKHNILTSGHPSPLSANRGLWFGNGHFGKVNEILKSQGSTPIDW
- a CDS encoding substrate-binding domain-containing protein, whose protein sequence is MKKIKIAGVPEHFNLPWLMAIEEGAFASRGIDVEWIDVPEGSGKMCKMMQTKEVDLAIVLTDGLVKSISDGNPLKIIQAYVDSPLQWGIHVAANSEFEKLTDLEHATAAISRFGSGSHLMAFVLAEKQGWDVNKLSFEVVNTLDGAIDALKNKKADYFMWEHFTTKPLVTQGIFRRLGDCPTPWPCFVITAHEQMIAENGRMIRHILEVINTYTVDFKRIPSIDRTLANRYQLELEDIQKWLGMTRWSQSQIESQVIDNVINTLFNLNLVSNKIDPRLFLTNL
- a CDS encoding nucleoside phosphorylase; amino-acid sequence: MQLGPSELILNEDGSIYHLNLLPEDLADTIILVGDPQRVERVSSHFDSIEVKKTKREFVTHTGIYKEKRISVISTGIGTDNIDIVLNELDALVNIDLKKREIKKGKTTLKLLRIGTSGALQDEIPVDSFLLSELALGFDSVLHYYSSEPVRRREIEQAFLEQTKWSSDFSTPYVVGCNQDLLEHFSEQGIILGFTGSNVGFYGPQGRQLRLRSKDSQLHDKLNSFSFNGRKLTNLEMETSALYGLSALMGHQAISLNAIIANRASLTFSEKPRNTVDRLIKWTLDKLVNY
- a CDS encoding DUF1835 domain-containing protein; the protein is MSTQLHITNGDSFTQRLKSLPFKGAIITWREMLCEGRTETNVGSESFWKTRFEFLHKNYNVSKSWFVEKTLKEYRSLCNHKQQDEIILWFEYDLFCQINMIAVLSWLKTHRRDADISLVCSGDEDGTQKMYGLCDVDDEKLQTLYNKRIHLTQDDIEFADYIWQLYCSDNPIRLENMSDFDHYHFDYLSDAIKVHLKRFPSVKNGLNELENRILSLAAEHKPKNKKDFVNTLLTHQGFYGYGDTQFERIITNIKPLFTSLSPVKLSKKGKLIYEGKTSFYSQIRDSESYLGGALKYNFLFNDQSGRILKL
- a CDS encoding translation initiation factor, coding for MDLQDQLRNLFPDHQPEKEEEVSEEKAEFWIQDEPILCKYEKRKGKPITILEGYQGADTDFKTLTKQLKVFLGVGGTYKNETIIIQGDYRDKIMAYLKENGFKTKRVGG
- a CDS encoding isopenicillin N synthase family dioxygenase, which codes for MNTIPSVDLRDYLSSDPAKKEQFVRDLGGAFEDIGFVALSGHFLSESLIETLYAEIKKFFALPQDVKDKYEIEGIGGQRGYTSFGKEHAKGRKEGDLKEFWHFGQYVEDNPKLLKEYPSNVMVTELPQFNTVGKETYKMLEKTAQYVLRALALHLELEENYFDDYIKNGNSILRPIHYPPITEEPKNAIRAAAHGDINLITLLMGAHGKGLQVKNHQGEWIDAIARTDQLMINVGDMLSRLSNNKLKSTIHQVVNPPRELWGKSRYSIPFFMHPISEMPLNCLQNCIDEDHPKLYEDITAGEFLHERLVDLGLIKK